The Aulosira sp. FACHB-615 genomic interval ACAATTGCATCTTGATCAGCCAAACTCAGCAATTGTTCCGAAATTTGATAAGGTTGAAAAATTGGCATTCGGTCATCAGCTTCTTGTTCTTGACCCATACTTGCCCAAACATCAGTATAAAGTACAGAAGCATCCTTAGCGGCTAATTCTGGGTCATGAGTCAGCAGAACTTCTGTTTTACCAGATGCGATCGCCCTTGCTTGTTCTACAATTTTGGCATCAGGTTCAAATCCTTTAGGAGTAGCAACCCTGACATTCATCCCCGCCAACGCACAACCCAGCAACAAAGAATTTGCCACATTATTGCCATCACCCACATAAGTCAAAGTTAAACCAGCCAAATTCCCAAAACATTCTTGAATTGTCAATAAATCAGCCAATATCTGACAAGGATGTTCCGCATCAGTCAAAGCATTAATTACCGGAATTTTGGCATAGTTAGCGAAAATTTCTAAATCTTCCTGGGCAAAAGTCCGAATTGCCAAAACATCTAAATATCGATCTAACACCCGTGCTGTATCTTGAATCGGTTCACCGCGACTCACTTGGGTAACATTAGGATGAAGATCAATTACCTGTCCACCCAATTGGTACATCGCCACGGTAAAACTCACCCGCGTGCGAGTCGAAGCCTTAGAAAACAACAAACCCAACACCTTATTACAGCGCAACTTTAGCTGTTGAGATTTTAATTGCCCAGCCAATTCCAGAATTTCTTGAAGTTCCGTTGGACTGAAGTCCGCCAGACTTAATATATCTCGCCCGATTAACACTGCCATGTTTTTGATCTGTAAAGAACAATTATCTATTTCTTTACCTAGCCGTGTCAAAAAAAATACAGTTAAACACTGTATTCAATCTTTTTGCGTCCAGCCCAGGATTTTGAGTTAGCTTTTGCTATGAATATTAATTTATCAACTTTATCGACCCATCAAATCAAGGATTTTTTTGCAGCTTCCTCTAGACAACCATTAAGCTTGTGCTATAATTAGAAATCGGTGATGCCTAATTACAACGCCAGCATAGCACAGTGGTAGTGCATCCGACTTGTAATCGGAAGGTCGCAGGTTCAAATCCAGCTGCTGGCTTTTACCAAAATATCAATACTTTCAAGAGCCGGAGCCAGTTTTCGGCTCTTTTGCTTGTTGCGGATGTAGCGATTTAGCATAACAATATTGTACTGAATTATCCTAAATTATGCTCAAATACAGAAAGTATTTAGCTCAGGTTTAGCACAGTGAAATGGACAGTTGAAGCTGTAAACGATCGCCTAAAAGCAGGCAAGGTAGGAGTAAAAGTTGAGCAAAGGGGCGATCGCTTATCACTCCGTGCTACGTTTCCACCCAAACCAGGGAGCGACAAGGATAAACCATATCAGCAGTATTTAGCTTTGGGCATCTACGCAAACCCCGCCGGACTGCAAAGGGCTGAGGCTGAGGCGAAAATAGTTGGGGGACTACTGGCTAGGGGTGAATTTGATTGGGGACGGTATTTGGGTGAAGAAAAGGAACCCATTCAAAACTGTGGGTATTGGGTAGAAAAATTCAAGCAAGAGTATTTCGCTGCCAACGGGGACGACGCGACCAAGCAGCAGACATGGAAGCGACATTACGAAGCTTGCTTTAATAAGTTGCCATTGAATGCAAATTTAACGCCGGAAATTTTAATCACCACTGCCATCAGCACCCCCGCTAACACCTGGACACGGCGGACAATGTGCCAAAAACTTGAGCAGCTTGCTAAGTTTGCCCTTGTGAAGGTGGACTTGAAGAAATACCAAGGCGAGTATTCCAGTAGCAAGCAAATAATTCGCCAGCTACCTTCAGAGGATGAAATCGCGGCGGCGAGGGAGGCTATTACTCATCCTGAGTGGCAGTGGAGCTTTGGAGCGATCGCTTGCTACGGCTTGCGACCTCATGAAATATTTTTTGCAACTATCAGCCCCGAACCACCGCACGCTTGCACAATCGATGATGGTAAAACTGGAGTTAGAATTGCATTTCCACTGCCACCGGGATGGGCTAGTGATTGGCAGTTGTGGGAAAATAAAAAGCCCTCCAAAGTGAATGTGGAGGGTGTGACCTGGAAAGATTTAGGTAATAGGGTATACAAGGCTTTAAAGCGGTACAAGGTTAATTTTCCGACTTATGATTTACGTCACGCCTGGGCGATCCGCGCTGCCACTAAATATCAAATTCCTACAGCTGTCGCCGCCCAGTGGATGGGGCATAGTGTGATTGTGCATCTTCGGGAGTATCAAAGGCATATTACTCAGGGAGATCATCTGGAGATATACGAGCGGTTTACACAGGGTTCTTGAAAAGTTTTTCAAGAACTAAAGTTTCAACTCAAAAATTTTAATTCGTCGCAAATTTTTGAATCATTTCTTCTTGTTTCCGTAGTGCTTATCCACTCTATCCTGGGAGAAAAACTCGCTAAGTGAAGGCGGGTTTGGCTTTTGCTGCATCTTTTCTATTATCTCCTCAAGCAGCGCCATTCTGCGCTCTAGCTCTTCGATACGCTGTTCAGCTACTGTTTTAGGAGCATCAGGAGTCGGCAATTCAAGATAGGCGTAAACCGCTTCAATCATGATGTCGGTGCGTGTTTTACCAGTCTTTTTGGCATAGGCGTTGACGGCGTTCCATAGTTCCTGGGAAACTCGTCCCGATAAAAATGGCTTTCCAGAAGCCCCCACTAGCCTACCCTCCTGAATTCAACTACCCAAACCCAAACATTCTTCAAAAAAGACTCCGCACCATGAATCGACATCCAAAGCGATTCATAAGAAGCGATCGCACTCTTGTATTGATATTCGTTGTTGAGATAATCCCAATAAAGCCCATCTTCAAAAAGAACTCCTTCAGCGATCGCATCCTCCTCAGAAATATCCTGCAATCTCTCAACCCGCACATTTGCCACCTCAAGCCATAGTCGGCAAGCTTTCTTAGGCATGTGAATTGAAGGTTTCCAAGCCATATTGCACCCTTCTGGCACTTGCTTGCCACACTGATACATATTATCGGCTTTGTATGCGAAACACTCATGGGTGTCTGAAAGCGCGGGTCGCCAAGTTTCTCTTACCCAAAGGCGATCGCCTTTGTAGCCATAAGGACTTTTTAGCTTAATGGAATCTCCATCGCCATTAGTGCGATAGAAGCAAGTTCCGTCTGGTTTTAACTTAATTCCATATATTCCCGCCTGCCCATCAGCCGCAACAGTCGGGAAGTGTGGCTGAGGCTTAACAATGCGCCGTGTTTGAGTTTTTCTTTCTTCAAGTATCGCCAAAACCATTGGCGTACTGGATAGGATTGGCATTTCTTTCACTTGGACACCACCTCCCGACTAGTCTTCAAATACTCCAAAAACTCTTGCAACTGACGCTCATTCAACTGCTGCCTAGACTTCACGCTGAACAGTTCAGACAATAAACTCTTAGCCTGTTCAAGTGAAATACCTTTGCGCTTCATCACTGATTCAATCTCGGCATTAAGTAGGTTGCGATCTGGTTGTCCAGCAAGCGTAGCAAGCGTTGGCAGTATTCCGGCTTCTTTTTTAGCTGGCATTTGGGGACGCGGCTGCATCATCCCAGTGGCAATTTTGTACTGTTTGATGAGCAACTGCAACTCTCGATTCATCTCATCAGATAGCTGGGTTCTATTATCCCAGAGGTATTGAATTGTGAATTGCTGATCATCCAGGTATCGTCCCACTCCCCAGTTTTCGGCCGCATTTTTTAATCCTTCAGCCGACAGCCTATCGGGCGCTGAACCTCTGGTCATTTCTTTATTATTTTTACTGAGCATTGAAAGAGGTACAGATGCGATCG includes:
- the argF gene encoding ornithine carbamoyltransferase; amino-acid sequence: MAVLIGRDILSLADFSPTELQEILELAGQLKSQQLKLRCNKVLGLLFSKASTRTRVSFTVAMYQLGGQVIDLHPNVTQVSRGEPIQDTARVLDRYLDVLAIRTFAQEDLEIFANYAKIPVINALTDAEHPCQILADLLTIQECFGNLAGLTLTYVGDGNNVANSLLLGCALAGMNVRVATPKGFEPDAKIVEQARAIASGKTEVLLTHDPELAAKDASVLYTDVWASMGQEQEADDRMPIFQPYQISEQLLSLADQDAIVLHCLPAHRGEEITEEVIEGSHSRVWDQAENRLHAQKALLASILGAE
- a CDS encoding integrase, producing MKWTVEAVNDRLKAGKVGVKVEQRGDRLSLRATFPPKPGSDKDKPYQQYLALGIYANPAGLQRAEAEAKIVGGLLARGEFDWGRYLGEEKEPIQNCGYWVEKFKQEYFAANGDDATKQQTWKRHYEACFNKLPLNANLTPEILITTAISTPANTWTRRTMCQKLEQLAKFALVKVDLKKYQGEYSSSKQIIRQLPSEDEIAAAREAITHPEWQWSFGAIACYGLRPHEIFFATISPEPPHACTIDDGKTGVRIAFPLPPGWASDWQLWENKKPSKVNVEGVTWKDLGNRVYKALKRYKVNFPTYDLRHAWAIRAATKYQIPTAVAAQWMGHSVIVHLREYQRHITQGDHLEIYERFTQGS
- a CDS encoding Rad52/Rad22 family DNA repair protein gives rise to the protein MITPEIRDELRRIQIELKKPLPPQLHEVRDLPGTDKKWVFLRWQTIRDRLDEVAPDWMSDYSEIQYLGNEATCRCAITILGIRKEAIASVPLSMLSKNNKEMTRGSAPDRLSAEGLKNAAENWGVGRYLDDQQFTIQYLWDNRTQLSDEMNRELQLLIKQYKIATGMMQPRPQMPAKKEAGILPTLATLAGQPDRNLLNAEIESVMKRKGISLEQAKSLLSELFSVKSRQQLNERQLQEFLEYLKTSREVVSK